From the genome of Silurus meridionalis isolate SWU-2019-XX chromosome 12, ASM1480568v1, whole genome shotgun sequence, one region includes:
- the apom gene encoding apolipoprotein M, protein MVLITLLGLIYAVAQVLVPCLPPAPLSSEVLSTDKYLGKWYYIGVASWKDEDIDSYKSVDNSVAELKKGENNTLIMAAALQQNDQCNNMAWTYQAYPNFGPLMIEGGERYGLFFDGEWIKCSSCLIVAKFHPNTGYLRVMLFARSENTSDDLVNKFKSKMKCGDIIDKFVISPRTKEFCQLEGTG, encoded by the exons ATggttttaattacattattagGTTTAATTTATGCAGTGGCACAAGTTCTGGTACCATGCCTTCCTCCAGCTCCCCTGTCCAGTGAAGTCCTATCTACTGACAAG TATTTAGGAAAGTGGTATTACATTGGAGTAGCTTCATGGAAAGATGAGGACATTGATAGCTATAAGTCAGTGGATAATTCAGTTGCTGAACTGAAAAAAGGTGAAAACAACACTCTGATTATGGCTGCAGCTTTGCAACA GAATGATCAGTGCAACAACATGGCCTGGACTTACCAAGCTTACCCTAATTTCGGTCCACTCATGATAGAGGGCGGAG AAAGATATGGCTTGTTCTTTGATGGAGAATGGATTAAATGCTCCTCCTGCCTTATTGTTGCCAAATTCCACCCCAACACTGGCTATTTAAGAGTGATGTTATTTG CACGTAGCGAGAATACATCGGACGACCTGGTGAACAAGTTTAAGTCAAAAATGAAATGCGGTGATATTATCGATAAGTTTGTGATATCTCCACGGACAAAAG AGTTCTGTCAACTGGAAGGAACTGGTTAA